In Aegilops tauschii subsp. strangulata cultivar AL8/78 chromosome 3, Aet v6.0, whole genome shotgun sequence, one genomic interval encodes:
- the LOC109786792 gene encoding uncharacterized protein, with amino-acid sequence MDLKRIDAMSVHDSNQSSVINLTAGAISCNEVENGSAIIDWSSVVIEPENDGDEKPPDEKAMFALFGLKTEPDERATELRSIAVPTPAVESDLHDIKDADIVVDDKAPEEPLIAWDERNPAMDIGTPYPNMVDFRKALKLWAVNGEFEYGTQKNEPGRFRAFCKGQSIIGDPCKWALTASWRRDENCVMVVKHQMEHICSSTSGKVTSMTSQSWVANKAVAMLKKDPTVGAMKILKDLQDEHHVTLNYHTVWKGKQKAATGLYGSWEESFRMLYNYKAEIELRSPGSIVEIDTTTHEGEVHFSKLFIAFKPCIDGFVNGCRPYISIDSTHLNGKWNGQLAVVTALDGHNWMFPVAYGFIESENGDNWAWFMNQVKKAIGDPPVLAVCTDACKGLENAVKKVFPQAEQRECFRHMWHNFQKYFHGDVFGRLWPSARAYRPEEYQHHMAKVDASEKVYPYLRDYHNLLWMRCMFNPAIKCDYINNNHAECFNAWVRDIKDLPIVQLADKIREMIMELFGKRRMIGERFTGIILPCGEVKNAKASTDWSGEVKNANKEDERHVVKTLTHECTCLQWQHTGKPCDHALAFINVLQARNFVNMEDYVHGRERHGMPVVISSNEGRGRRSTRAEARCEAGAMRR; translated from the exons ATGGATCTAAAAAG GATCGATGCAATGTCTGTGCATGATTCTAACCAATCCAGTGTGATAAACCTAACCGCGGGGGCGATCTCATGCAATGAAGTAGAAAATGGTAGTGCTATTATTGATTGGTCAAGTGTTGTGATTGAACCAGAAAATGATGGGGATGAAAAACCGCCGGACGAGAAAGCCATGTTTGCTCTATTTGGTTTAAAAACAGAGCCGGATGAGAGAGCAACTGAGCTTCGTTCTATTGCCGTTCCTACTCCTGCTGTGGAGTCTGACTTACATGATATCAAAGATGCAGATATTGTTGTTGATGATAAGGCTCCAGAGGAGCCACTTATTGCCTGGGATGAACGAAACCCAGCCATGGATATAGGGACACCTTATCCTAACATGGTTGATTTTAGAAAGGCTTTAAAACTGTGGGCTGTCAATGGAGAGTTTGAATATGGCACCCAAAAAAATGAGCCAGGGAGGTTTCGGGCTTTTTGCAAAGGTCAATCCATAATAGGTGACCCTTGCAAATGGGCTTTAACTGCTAGTTGGCGAAGGGATGAAAATTGTGTGATG GTTGTGAAGCATCAAATGGAGCATATTTGTAGTTCAACGAGTGGAAAAGTGACTAGCATGACATCTCAATCATGGGTTGCCAACAAGGCAGTAGCTATGTTGAAGAAGGATCCAACCGTTGGTGCTATGAAGATACTTAAAGACTTGCAAGATGAGCATCATGTCACACTTAACTATCACACAGTGTGGAAAGGCAAACAAAAGGCAGCAACAGGCTTATATGggagttgggaagaaagtttcaGGATGTTGTACAACTACAAGGCTGAAATAGAATTGAGGTCTCCGGGGAGTATTGTTGAGATTGATACGACCACACATGAAGGTGAAGTGCATTTCAGCAAGCTATTTATCGCTTTTAAGCCTTGCATAGATGGTTTTGTGAATGGATGTAGGCCATATATTAGCATAGATTCAACTCATTTAAATGGAAAGTGGAATGGTCAGCTAGCTGTAGTCACTGCATTGGATGGTCACAATTGGATGTTCCCGGTGGCGTATGGCTTTATTGAGTCTGAAAATGGAGATAATTGGGCTTGGTTCATGAATCAAGTGAAGAAGGCAATAGGGGACCCTCCGGTATTGGCTGTTTGTACTGATGCTTGCAAGGGTCTTGAAAATGCTGTTAAGAAGGTTTTTCCTCAAGCTGAGCAGCGAGAGTGCTTTAGGCATATGTGGCATAATTTTCAGAAATATTTTCATGGTGATGTGTTTGGAAGGTTGTGGCCTTCTGCTAGGGCATATAGGCCGGAAGAATATCAACATCACATGGCAAAGGTAGATGCATCTGAGAAAGTATATCCTTACCTTAGGGATTACCATAATCTGTTATGGATGAGGTGCATGTTCAACCCTGCCATCAAGTGTGACTACATAAATAACAATCACGCCGAGTGCTTCAACGCTTGGGTGCGAGATATCAAGGACTTGCCGATTGTTCAGCTAGCTGATAAGATTAGAGAGATGATTATGGAACTGTTTGGAAAAAGAAGAATGATTGGAGAAAGATTTACAGGGATAATACTTCCATGTGGGGAAGTGAAAAATGCTAAAGCATCAACTGATTGGAGTGGGGAAGTGAAAAATGCTAACAAAGAGGATGAAAGACATGTGGTCAAAACTCTCACACATGAGTGTACATGTCTGCAATGGCAGCACACGGGCAAGCCTTGCGACCATGCACTAGCCTTCATAAATGTCTTGCAAGCTCGCAACTTTGTTAACATGGAGGACTATGTACATGGTCGGGAACGGCACGGGATGCCCGTCGTCATCTCCTCGAACGAGGGCAGAGGCAGGAGGTCAACGCGAGCGGAGGCTCGCTGCGAAGCAGGCGCGATGCGGCGCTGA